One part of the Polyangiaceae bacterium genome encodes these proteins:
- a CDS encoding enoyl-CoA hydratase/isomerase family protein produces the protein MAEVHFRMDGRTAILTLDNAPLNPLAEELVSQLWAAVDRVAAEPEVTSAVLIGARDTFVAGADIRRLQRLAKGEPVQGDEARSLSALISRLESSEKPFVAAIDGFALGGGLELAMGCHGRIASEGAKLGLPELNLGLIPGAGGTQRLPRLIGLSQALDCMLSSKQLSAVEALELGLVSEVVPRSALLERALALATALTGSPLQRSSEREDKLPKLDEALRTLESARQQHSKRFRNVEYPELCLEAVMRGLEEGAPAGLLHERECFRQCLEREAAQSLIHLFFAERSASKVAGITDQGFARREFRRLGVIGGGTMGSGIATAALQRGLTVVLTEQNEAAADAAKARVAGFLEHAKKRGRLSETGFAQAMARLSCSAELAGVSDCDVVIEAATEDLELKRGLFARLLDLCPADTILATNTSTLPLERIAQNLEQGHRILGAHFFSPAHVMRLVEVVRTPASEPEQVNALIGLVKLLKKTPVVVGSSVGFLVNRVMMPYGQAAGLLIDRGVDPYRLDRVMTDFGMPMGPCRVSDLAGVDVGVYAGSILDAAYPDRAYRSPLRKRLVEAGRLGEKRGLGHYRYVAGQAEEDPELIRFVERCREELGSPSALEFTDSDIVECLLFLVVNEACRVLEEGHAERPSDVDLALQLGMGFPGYRGGPMAWADRRGSDYVAERLAEWHSQTGLGIFKPSARLARLASARASLLAD, from the coding sequence ATGGCTGAAGTTCATTTCCGCATGGATGGAAGAACAGCCATCCTCACGCTCGACAACGCACCCCTGAACCCTCTCGCGGAGGAGCTCGTCAGTCAGCTCTGGGCTGCGGTCGATCGTGTGGCGGCCGAGCCGGAAGTAACGAGCGCGGTATTGATCGGCGCTCGCGACACCTTCGTAGCTGGAGCGGATATTCGCCGGCTGCAGCGCTTGGCAAAGGGTGAGCCTGTGCAAGGCGACGAGGCCCGCTCCCTCAGCGCGCTGATCTCCCGCCTCGAGAGCAGCGAAAAGCCGTTCGTCGCAGCCATCGATGGCTTCGCCCTCGGGGGTGGACTCGAGCTCGCCATGGGGTGCCATGGGCGCATCGCCAGCGAAGGCGCGAAGCTCGGCCTGCCCGAGCTGAACCTCGGCTTGATCCCTGGAGCCGGAGGCACGCAGCGGTTACCCCGCCTGATCGGGCTCTCTCAAGCGCTCGACTGCATGCTCAGCTCGAAGCAACTCTCCGCCGTAGAAGCCTTGGAGCTAGGACTGGTCTCTGAGGTTGTCCCACGCTCGGCGCTGCTCGAGCGAGCGCTCGCCCTAGCGACTGCGCTCACCGGCTCCCCCCTCCAGAGGAGCAGCGAGCGGGAAGACAAACTGCCAAAACTGGATGAAGCGCTAAGGACTCTGGAATCCGCGAGGCAACAACACTCCAAGCGCTTCCGCAACGTTGAGTATCCGGAACTGTGCCTGGAAGCCGTAATGCGCGGGCTCGAGGAGGGCGCGCCAGCTGGCCTGCTTCACGAACGTGAGTGCTTCCGCCAGTGTCTGGAGCGAGAGGCTGCCCAGAGTTTGATCCATTTGTTCTTCGCCGAACGCAGCGCGAGCAAAGTCGCTGGGATCACCGACCAAGGCTTTGCGCGCCGAGAGTTCAGGCGCCTTGGGGTGATCGGTGGCGGGACGATGGGCTCCGGCATCGCCACGGCTGCACTCCAGCGCGGCTTGACGGTGGTGCTGACGGAGCAGAACGAGGCTGCAGCGGATGCGGCGAAAGCGCGGGTAGCGGGCTTTCTCGAGCACGCGAAGAAGCGCGGGCGACTCAGCGAAACCGGCTTCGCTCAGGCCATGGCGCGGCTCTCGTGCAGCGCGGAGCTCGCCGGAGTCAGCGACTGCGACGTGGTGATCGAAGCGGCCACGGAGGACCTGGAGCTGAAGCGGGGCCTATTCGCCCGGCTCCTCGATCTTTGCCCCGCGGATACGATCCTGGCGACCAACACCTCCACGTTGCCTCTGGAGCGAATCGCCCAGAACCTCGAACAAGGCCATCGCATCCTCGGGGCGCACTTCTTCAGTCCGGCACACGTGATGCGGCTGGTAGAGGTGGTGCGCACTCCCGCGTCAGAACCTGAACAGGTCAACGCGTTGATCGGACTGGTGAAGCTCCTCAAGAAGACACCCGTGGTGGTGGGCAGCTCCGTTGGCTTCCTGGTCAATCGAGTGATGATGCCCTACGGACAGGCAGCAGGACTGCTCATCGACCGCGGGGTCGACCCGTATCGCCTGGACCGAGTGATGACCGACTTCGGCATGCCCATGGGCCCTTGCCGAGTGAGCGACCTCGCCGGAGTGGACGTAGGGGTCTACGCAGGCTCGATCCTGGATGCTGCCTATCCGGATCGGGCCTATCGCTCCCCGTTGCGCAAGCGCTTGGTAGAGGCGGGACGCCTCGGCGAGAAGCGGGGGCTTGGACACTACCGCTACGTTGCAGGTCAGGCCGAGGAGGATCCCGAGCTGATACGCTTCGTCGAGCGTTGCCGCGAGGAACTAGGATCTCCGTCAGCGCTGGAGTTCACTGACTCGGACATCGTCGAGTGCTTGCTGTTCTTGGTCGTGAACGAGGCGTGTCGGGTGCTCGAAGAGGGCCACGCGGAGCGCCCGAGCGACGTGGATCTGGCGCTGCAGCTCGGGATGGGATTTCCAGGGTATCGCGGGGGACCCATGGCTTGGGCCGATCGCCGAGGGAGCGACTACGTCGCCGAGCGCCTCGCGGAGTGGCACTCTCAGACCGGCCTTGGAATCTTCAAACCCAGCGCACGGCTCGCACGTTTGGCAAGTGCCCGCGCGTCTCTGCTTGCAGACTAG